Below is a genomic region from Marinobacter salarius.
TAGAAAGCTGGCACGGTTCCTGTTTGGTTCAACGGAATAACGATAAAAACAAGCGCTTTCAACAAGAAAGAACGGGTGCAGACTTCACTCGGACAATAATAAGGAACACCCAATGCGTACGCTCCTCCTGGCTCTTCTGCTAGTAAGCCCCCTGTGTTTCAGCAAAACTGTGGTGATTATCGAGAGCTATCATCAAGGCTATAAATGGGACGCTGATTATATCGCCGCCGTCCAATCAGTGCTGGGCGACGACCACGACATTCACGTGCTTGCCCTCGACACTAAAAGATTGCCGAAATCAGAATGGCCCCAAAAAGTAGCCAGCCTCCAGCAATCCATTACCGAGATCCAGCCTGACATTGCCATTCTGGGAGACGACAACGCATTCTCCCTCATGGCCAACCACTTGGTTGAGCGGAAGATTCCGGTTGTATTCCTGGGTGTCAACGGCGGTCCCGCGCAGCACCCTACCCTGGAACACGATTTGGTCGCCGGTTTGCTGGAACGGCCATTTTTTGAGGAGAGCATCCGTCATCTTCAGAAAGTATTGAAAGTGGATAAACACTTTCTTGTATTAATGGACGACTCACCCACCATGCGAAACGCAGTCAATGAATACTTCGGCGACAAGAGAAGTGCCGAAATATATGGCTCCAAACTGGACATCGTCCTTACCAACGACAAAGACACCTGGTTGCAGTCGGTTGTTCGGGCTCACGAACTGTACGATGCAATCATCGTTGGCACCCACCACACCATCCGGGATGCAGAGGGCACCTACATCGCACCGGACGAACTCATTACCAGAGCGTTCAATCAAAGCCGGGTTCCCATCTTTTCCTTTTGGGATATCAACATTGGTAAGCAGCAAGCCATTGGCGGCTTCACCATTTCAGCTCACCAGGAGGGCATTACTGCCGCTCGCTTGGCATCCCTCATCCTTAATGGTGTCAAGCCCGCCCGGATTCCGAAAATGAATTCCCTGAGCGGGCACTACATCTATAGCCGAAGCGGCATGGCTCATTGGAACCTGGAGCTTTCCCCCATGATTGCGACCCAAGCAAACTTCGTTGAATAAATTGGTTGGGCGGCTCCAGATTATGCCGGAACAGCCGTTAACCAAGAGATCTCGCACGCATACACGCATAGAGGGGCAGACCAGTGGCTGTAGAAAAACTAGAATTCATTGAACGCCGGCTTGGTGTAAGCGGAAAACTCCTGATAGCACCTGTTTTCATTCTGCTTTTGTTCGCCCTCGTCACCTTTTACAGCATCCGGGAATTTCAGAGCCTTGATGCGCGAATGGATACGGTGGCAAGGGATCTGGCACCGGAAACCGCCGTTGCGACCGGTGTGCTTATCAACCTTTACACCATGAGACTGAGAGTCTTCGACTACTACGCCACCGGTAACGAAGACA
It encodes:
- a CDS encoding ABC transporter substrate-binding protein produces the protein MRTLLLALLLVSPLCFSKTVVIIESYHQGYKWDADYIAAVQSVLGDDHDIHVLALDTKRLPKSEWPQKVASLQQSITEIQPDIAILGDDNAFSLMANHLVERKIPVVFLGVNGGPAQHPTLEHDLVAGLLERPFFEESIRHLQKVLKVDKHFLVLMDDSPTMRNAVNEYFGDKRSAEIYGSKLDIVLTNDKDTWLQSVVRAHELYDAIIVGTHHTIRDAEGTYIAPDELITRAFNQSRVPIFSFWDINIGKQQAIGGFTISAHQEGITAARLASLILNGVKPARIPKMNSLSGHYIYSRSGMAHWNLELSPMIATQANFVE